From a single Kitasatospora sp. NBC_00458 genomic region:
- a CDS encoding HipA family kinase codes for MLDQVTAVRYVDPLRAGGSVPGVVETDDLGTYVVKFTGAAQGRKAVVAEVIVGELARRLGLPVPELRLVDFDPAVADGEPDPEVQDILRSSGGLNLGMDLLPGARDFRPGMIDVDPVLAGRVVWLDALTGNVDRTVHNPNLMVWHGRLWLIDNGAALIFHHRWSAAAAAVGKRYDLSAHALGGYRPDVRRADEELGPLVTAAVLEEVLALVPDEWLADEPGFDSVAAVRRAYVAHLAARAARSAEWLPEGFSTPEQLREAERRRADRTRAGRPAWLQDVPDLHGKPSVETAWGQHVE; via the coding sequence GTGCTCGATCAGGTGACAGCAGTGCGCTACGTCGACCCGCTGCGGGCCGGCGGGTCCGTCCCGGGCGTGGTGGAGACCGACGACCTGGGGACCTACGTGGTCAAGTTCACCGGGGCCGCGCAGGGCCGCAAGGCGGTGGTGGCCGAGGTGATCGTCGGCGAGCTGGCCCGGCGGCTCGGCCTGCCGGTGCCGGAGCTGCGGCTGGTCGACTTCGACCCGGCGGTGGCCGACGGGGAGCCGGACCCCGAGGTCCAGGACATCCTGCGGTCCAGCGGCGGGCTCAACCTCGGCATGGACCTGCTGCCCGGCGCCCGCGACTTCAGGCCCGGCATGATCGACGTCGACCCGGTCCTGGCCGGGCGGGTCGTCTGGCTGGACGCGCTCACCGGCAACGTCGACCGGACCGTGCACAACCCCAACCTGATGGTCTGGCACGGCCGGCTCTGGCTGATCGACAACGGCGCCGCACTGATCTTCCACCACCGCTGGTCCGCCGCCGCGGCGGCCGTCGGCAAGCGGTACGACCTGAGCGCCCACGCCCTCGGCGGGTACCGTCCGGACGTCCGGCGCGCCGACGAGGAGCTCGGGCCGCTGGTCACCGCCGCGGTGCTGGAGGAGGTGCTGGCGCTCGTCCCGGACGAGTGGCTGGCCGACGAGCCCGGCTTCGATTCGGTGGCGGCGGTGCGCCGCGCCTACGTCGCGCACCTGGCCGCCCGGGCGGCGCGCTCCGCCGAATGGCTGCCGGAGGGGTTCTCCACTCCGGAGCAGCTGCGCGAGGCCGAGCGCCGGCGGGCGGACCGGACCAGGGCGGGCCGGCCGGCCTGGCTCCAGGACGTGCCGGACCTGCACGGCAAGCCCTCGGTGGAGACGGCCTGGGGGCAGCACGTCGAGTGA
- a CDS encoding SRPBCC family protein — translation MGQVQATTERVYDAAPERVYEALADYQVTRPKLLPEQYSEYEVRVGGTGAGTQVHWKLQATEKRIRDCLFTVSAPQPDQLVERDANSSMVITWTVSAVGEGRSKVTVSAAWQGATGIGGFFERTFAPKGLNRIHDQVLANLAAEVR, via the coding sequence ATGGGACAGGTGCAGGCCACCACCGAGCGGGTCTACGACGCGGCCCCCGAGCGGGTGTACGAGGCGCTGGCCGACTACCAGGTGACCCGCCCCAAGCTGCTGCCCGAGCAGTACAGCGAGTACGAGGTCCGGGTCGGCGGCACGGGCGCGGGCACCCAGGTGCACTGGAAGCTGCAGGCCACCGAGAAGCGGATCCGCGACTGCCTGTTCACCGTCTCGGCGCCGCAGCCGGACCAGCTGGTGGAGCGGGACGCGAACTCCTCCATGGTGATCACCTGGACCGTGTCGGCGGTCGGCGAGGGCCGGTCGAAGGTCACCGTCTCGGCCGCCTGGCAGGGCGCGACCGGCATCGGCGGCTTCTTCGAGCGGACCTTCGCCCCCAAGGGCCTGAACCGGATCCACGACCAGGTGCTGGCCAACCTGGCCGCCGAGGTCCGCTGA
- a CDS encoding O-antigen ligase family protein, producing MALTLPAPPRPAHLLRRAGALLRDRPALLAAATVLLVCVPTGEKDVAAAVHVTAADLASLALVALTAVNLLRGRTPAIARADAVRFGAVVAAAAVATIGSIDPATSLTGFVRLTQVFVLVPAAVLCALRDRTDQRLVLGSFVAAALIQGVVGVHQFLTGTGASYTGRPIRAVGTFGALDIMAMSTVVGFGLLAALALALGERGPAGDPRLRRALFAAAAFLALPLAVSFSRGSWIATAAGAAVLLLRADARLAVRSTVLGLAAAVVLVGGLGLGGSGVTARLSSIGSVSEAPDQSVSDRYDLWATAGRIWQDHPVSGAGPKAFQQLRDGHAPLRLSSGSDAADATIGFQREPLLSPHNMYFLVLSEQGLVGIVAYGVLFLGLLLGCLRHARGPGLAALALLTWVLVDFLYADIGGTTTVLTSVVLGLAAAASRPTGPRAAAR from the coding sequence GTGGCCCTGACCCTTCCCGCGCCCCCGCGCCCCGCGCACCTCTTACGGCGCGCGGGGGCGCTCCTCCGGGACCGCCCCGCCCTGCTCGCCGCCGCCACCGTCCTGCTGGTCTGCGTCCCCACCGGGGAGAAGGACGTCGCGGCCGCCGTCCACGTCACCGCCGCCGACCTCGCCTCGCTCGCCCTGGTCGCCCTCACCGCCGTCAACCTGCTGCGCGGCCGGACCCCGGCGATCGCCCGCGCCGACGCCGTCCGGTTCGGTGCGGTGGTGGCCGCCGCCGCCGTCGCCACCATCGGCTCGATCGACCCGGCCACCAGCCTCACCGGCTTCGTCCGGCTCACCCAGGTCTTCGTGCTCGTCCCCGCCGCCGTGCTCTGCGCCCTGCGCGACCGCACCGACCAGCGCCTCGTCCTCGGCTCCTTCGTGGCCGCCGCGCTGATCCAGGGCGTCGTCGGCGTCCACCAGTTCCTCACCGGTACCGGCGCCTCCTACACCGGCCGGCCGATCCGCGCCGTCGGCACCTTCGGCGCGCTGGACATCATGGCGATGTCCACCGTGGTCGGCTTCGGCCTGCTCGCCGCCCTCGCCCTCGCCCTCGGCGAACGCGGCCCGGCCGGCGACCCCCGGCTGCGGCGGGCGCTGTTCGCGGCCGCCGCCTTCCTCGCCCTCCCGCTCGCCGTCTCCTTCAGCCGCGGCAGCTGGATCGCCACCGCCGCCGGAGCCGCCGTCCTGCTGCTGCGCGCCGACGCCCGGCTCGCCGTGCGCAGCACCGTCCTGGGCCTGGCCGCCGCCGTCGTGCTGGTCGGCGGCCTCGGTCTCGGCGGCTCCGGCGTGACCGCCCGGCTCAGCTCGATCGGCTCCGTCTCCGAGGCCCCCGACCAGTCGGTCTCCGACCGGTACGACCTGTGGGCCACCGCCGGGCGGATCTGGCAGGACCACCCGGTCTCCGGCGCCGGCCCCAAGGCCTTCCAGCAACTGCGCGACGGCCACGCCCCGTTGCGGCTCTCCTCCGGCAGCGACGCCGCGGACGCCACCATCGGGTTCCAGCGCGAGCCGCTGCTCTCCCCGCACAACATGTACTTCCTGGTGCTCAGCGAGCAGGGGCTGGTCGGCATCGTCGCCTACGGCGTGCTCTTCCTCGGCCTGCTCCTCGGCTGCCTCCGGCACGCCCGCGGGCCCGGCCTCGCGGCGCTGGCCCTGCTCACCTGGGTCCTGGTCGACTTCCTCTACGCCGACATCGGCGGCACCACCACCGTGCTGACCTCGGTGGTCCTCGGACTCGCCGCCGCGGCCTCCCGCCCCACCGGCCCGCGGGCGGCCGCCCGATGA
- a CDS encoding glycosyltransferase, whose product MTILHISQPVDGGVARVVVDLVRGQREAGHRVLVACPRGGRLAEEAAAVGALVQDWPARRSPGPATAAEAWRLRRIVRAAAPDMVHLHSAKAGLAGRLAVRGAAPTVFQPHAWSFAAVDGALAAATLRWERYATRWAHRLLCVSVQERADGVAAGLHADWAVVPNGVDVRHYAPADRRAARIALGLEPDGPLAVCVGRLCRQKGQDVLLDAWPEVQRRVPSARLALVGGGPEEARLAAVVRGSAEPARVRLAGDVADPRPWLAAADLVVLPSRWEGMALAPLEAMASGRPVLLTDVPGARECLPPGERKSAVVPPEDAAALATRMAEALSDPIECERRGARLREHAAARHDVRSVVEQVDALYRDLLGAGPAAGRRRARVPQRI is encoded by the coding sequence ATGACGATCCTTCACATTTCGCAACCCGTCGACGGCGGCGTCGCCCGCGTCGTGGTCGACCTCGTCCGGGGCCAGCGCGAGGCCGGCCACCGGGTGCTGGTCGCCTGTCCGCGCGGCGGCCGGCTGGCCGAGGAGGCCGCCGCCGTCGGCGCGCTGGTCCAGGACTGGCCGGCCCGGCGCTCGCCCGGCCCGGCCACCGCCGCCGAGGCGTGGCGGCTGCGCCGGATCGTCCGGGCGGCCGCGCCCGACATGGTCCACCTGCACAGCGCCAAGGCCGGACTGGCCGGCCGGCTGGCCGTCCGGGGCGCCGCGCCGACCGTCTTCCAGCCGCACGCCTGGTCCTTCGCCGCCGTGGACGGCGCGCTGGCCGCCGCCACCCTGCGCTGGGAGCGCTACGCGACCCGCTGGGCGCACCGGCTGCTCTGCGTCTCCGTCCAGGAGCGGGCCGACGGCGTCGCGGCGGGCCTGCACGCCGACTGGGCGGTGGTGCCCAACGGCGTGGACGTCCGCCACTACGCGCCGGCCGACCGCCGGGCCGCCCGGATCGCGCTCGGCCTGGAGCCGGACGGTCCGCTCGCGGTCTGCGTGGGCCGGCTCTGCCGCCAGAAGGGGCAGGACGTGCTGCTCGACGCCTGGCCCGAGGTGCAGCGCCGGGTGCCGTCGGCCCGGCTGGCGCTGGTCGGCGGGGGGCCGGAGGAGGCCCGGCTGGCCGCGGTGGTCCGGGGGTCGGCCGAGCCGGCCCGGGTCCGGCTGGCCGGGGACGTCGCGGACCCGCGCCCGTGGCTGGCCGCGGCCGACCTGGTGGTGCTGCCCTCGCGCTGGGAGGGCATGGCGCTGGCCCCGCTGGAGGCGATGGCGTCCGGCCGCCCGGTGCTGCTGACCGACGTCCCCGGGGCCCGCGAATGCCTGCCGCCGGGGGAGCGGAAATCCGCCGTGGTGCCGCCGGAGGACGCCGCCGCGCTCGCCACCCGAATGGCCGAAGCGTTGTCCGATCCGATCGAGTGCGAGCGACGCGGTGCGCGCCTGCGCGAGCACGCGGCGGCCCGCCATGATGTTCGCTCGGTCGTCGAACAGGTGGACGCGCTCTACCGGGATCTGCTGGGGGCCGGTCCGGCGGCCGGACGCCGCCGCGCCCGTGTCCCGCAGCGGATCTGA
- a CDS encoding exopolysaccharide biosynthesis polyprenyl glycosylphosphotransferase: protein MTIDHDSVPRPGRPLSGTSRPATGLLDRPAGSAQTRSAPTARRHRRPVRSRIALPVALVVVDAFALCTATGIANRALDPAVRVAPLLGVAALLPLLILVNLAGGLYRTRLTLSVLDELPALTVRAGVATAFAVTLAGCLEGRWPDSGPATPARLTVLLGTQLVLAVLARAVLYHLVRRIRRSRPSPVLVLGAGRLGRRVAAALSERGEYGMRPVGFLDPDPPLLTGDTDLPVLGGREALEREVRRHRVHHVVATAGAADEAETAAALRDAARLGCQVWLVPALREYGSLGAGRLAGADHLWGFPCLRVGRAAMRRPGWTAKRALDVTAAGLGLLLLAPVLALCALAVRFDTGPGVLFRQQRTGLDGRVFTVLKFRTLRPSNEHESATRWNISQDHRMGAVGRLLRRSSLDELPQLWNVLRGDMSLVGPRPERPYFVMRFSQAYPEYADRHRVPVGLTGLAQVNGLRGDTSIEDRARFDNRYIESWSLWQDVKILCRTAALMLHPDGS from the coding sequence ATGACCATTGACCACGACAGCGTGCCACGGCCCGGCCGGCCCCTCTCCGGCACGAGCCGGCCCGCCACCGGGCTGCTCGACCGCCCGGCAGGGTCCGCCCAGACCCGCAGCGCCCCGACGGCCCGGCGCCACCGCCGCCCGGTCCGCTCCCGGATCGCCCTGCCCGTCGCCCTGGTCGTCGTCGACGCCTTCGCCCTGTGCACCGCCACCGGGATCGCCAACCGCGCCCTCGACCCGGCCGTCCGGGTCGCACCACTGCTCGGCGTGGCCGCCCTGCTGCCACTGCTGATCCTCGTCAACCTGGCCGGCGGCCTCTACCGCACCCGGCTCACCCTGTCCGTCCTCGACGAACTGCCCGCGCTCACCGTCCGGGCGGGCGTCGCCACCGCCTTCGCCGTCACCCTGGCCGGCTGCCTCGAAGGCCGCTGGCCCGACTCCGGCCCGGCCACCCCGGCCCGGCTGACCGTCCTGCTCGGCACCCAGCTGGTGCTCGCCGTCCTCGCCCGCGCGGTGCTCTACCACCTGGTCCGCCGGATCCGCCGCAGCCGCCCCAGCCCCGTCCTGGTGCTCGGCGCCGGCCGGCTCGGCCGCCGGGTCGCCGCCGCCCTCAGCGAGCGCGGCGAGTACGGGATGCGCCCGGTCGGCTTCCTCGACCCCGACCCGCCGCTGCTCACCGGCGACACCGACCTCCCGGTGCTCGGCGGCCGCGAGGCCCTCGAACGCGAGGTCCGCCGCCACCGCGTCCACCACGTGGTCGCCACCGCCGGCGCCGCCGACGAGGCCGAGACCGCCGCCGCCCTGCGCGACGCCGCCCGGCTCGGCTGCCAGGTCTGGCTGGTGCCCGCGCTGCGCGAGTACGGCTCCCTCGGCGCCGGCCGGCTGGCCGGCGCCGACCACCTCTGGGGGTTCCCCTGTCTGCGCGTCGGCCGCGCGGCGATGCGCCGCCCCGGCTGGACCGCCAAGCGGGCCCTGGACGTCACCGCCGCCGGCCTCGGCCTGCTGCTGCTCGCCCCCGTCCTCGCCCTCTGCGCACTCGCCGTCCGCTTCGACACCGGCCCCGGCGTGCTCTTCCGCCAGCAGCGCACCGGGCTCGACGGCCGGGTCTTCACCGTCCTCAAGTTCCGCACCCTGCGCCCCAGCAACGAGCACGAGTCCGCGACCCGCTGGAACATCTCCCAGGACCACCGGATGGGCGCCGTCGGCCGGCTGCTGCGCCGCAGCTCCCTGGACGAGCTCCCGCAGCTGTGGAACGTCCTGCGCGGCGACATGAGCCTGGTCGGCCCGCGCCCCGAGCGCCCCTACTTCGTCATGCGGTTCAGCCAGGCCTACCCCGAGTACGCCGACCGTCACCGCGTCCCGGTCGGCCTCACCGGCCTCGCCCAGGTCAACGGCCTGCGCGGGGACACCTCGATCGAGGACCGGGCCCGCTTCGACAACCGCTACATCGAGAGCTGGAGCCTCTGGCAGGACGTCAAGATCCTGTGCCGCACCGCGGCGCTGATGCTCCACCCGGACGGGAGCTGA
- a CDS encoding lipid II flippase MurJ, giving the protein MSTDQPTALTPALPAPRPAPADPATGGPAAAPRRGFLAKAFGVTAVLSAAGSALGLLRDLLLARYFGANQGTDAFLVAWTVPETAAPLLIEDAMSFLMVPAFALALVLREERPDGPDPVRQLVRATLPWLLLALSTLSLGAALGAPWLVDLLAPGLANPGLAVTCTRITAITVLPFGVAGYLAAALRAHHRFTAPAGIYVAYNLGILGVLLSCHAIWGVRSAAVGVALGSLLMAGLLVVPFLRGLRAGAGSGRAGRGRRSRNALVLIPFALLPVAAFTLTRQSQVFIERFLGSELPPGTISHLNYAAKVSQLAMTAGILICTVTFPLVARALAAGDLTAARDRVEKDLGQAAAVVLLGTAFLLACAPSVVALLFERGAFGARDTAATAAIIRVYSFGLPAQALIGVMIRPYFSLRPVVRRAGDPRPDDGGRRLLDWYPAAAMALGLVVTVVGGLLATPRFGAPGLAAANAVGITATAALLLHGLVLRGIPLRLRRVLGGHARLLAAAAGAVALGTPAAGLTADPLLSTVFGGLTVALVFAALGTGLGAREVRGPVRAAARALGPSPVADEGKPPHGR; this is encoded by the coding sequence ATGAGCACCGACCAGCCCACCGCGCTCACCCCGGCACTGCCCGCCCCGCGGCCCGCGCCGGCCGACCCCGCCACCGGGGGCCCGGCCGCGGCACCCCGGCGCGGCTTCCTCGCCAAGGCCTTCGGCGTCACGGCCGTCCTCAGCGCCGCCGGCTCCGCGCTCGGCCTGCTCCGCGACCTCCTGCTGGCCCGCTACTTCGGCGCCAACCAGGGCACCGACGCCTTCCTGGTCGCCTGGACCGTCCCCGAGACCGCCGCGCCGCTGCTGATCGAGGACGCCATGTCCTTCCTCATGGTGCCCGCCTTCGCCCTCGCCCTGGTGCTCCGCGAGGAGCGCCCCGACGGCCCCGACCCGGTCCGCCAGCTGGTCCGCGCCACCCTGCCCTGGCTGCTGCTCGCGCTCTCCACGCTCTCCCTCGGCGCGGCGCTCGGCGCCCCCTGGCTCGTCGACCTGCTGGCCCCCGGCCTGGCCAACCCCGGACTCGCCGTCACCTGCACCCGGATCACCGCGATCACCGTGCTGCCGTTCGGCGTGGCCGGCTACCTCGCCGCCGCCCTGCGCGCCCACCACCGGTTCACCGCCCCGGCCGGCATCTACGTCGCCTACAACCTCGGCATCCTCGGCGTCCTGCTCAGCTGCCACGCGATCTGGGGCGTCCGCTCCGCCGCGGTCGGCGTCGCCCTCGGAAGCCTGCTGATGGCCGGCCTGCTGGTGGTCCCGTTCCTGCGCGGGCTGCGCGCCGGCGCCGGGAGCGGCCGCGCAGGCCGCGGCCGGCGCTCCCGCAACGCGCTGGTGCTGATCCCGTTCGCACTGCTGCCGGTGGCCGCCTTCACCCTGACCCGGCAGTCCCAGGTCTTCATCGAACGGTTCCTGGGCTCCGAACTGCCGCCCGGCACCATCTCGCACCTCAACTACGCCGCCAAGGTCTCCCAGCTGGCGATGACCGCCGGCATCCTGATCTGCACCGTCACCTTCCCGCTGGTCGCCCGGGCGCTCGCCGCCGGCGACCTCACCGCCGCCCGCGACCGGGTGGAGAAGGACCTCGGCCAGGCGGCCGCCGTCGTCCTGCTCGGCACCGCCTTCCTGCTCGCCTGCGCGCCGTCGGTGGTGGCCCTGCTCTTCGAACGCGGCGCCTTCGGCGCCCGGGACACCGCCGCCACCGCCGCCATCATCCGGGTCTACAGCTTCGGCCTGCCCGCCCAGGCGCTGATCGGCGTGATGATCCGCCCCTACTTCTCGCTCCGCCCGGTGGTCCGCCGGGCCGGCGACCCGCGCCCGGACGACGGCGGACGCCGGCTGCTCGACTGGTACCCGGCCGCCGCCATGGCGCTCGGCCTGGTCGTCACCGTCGTCGGGGGGCTGCTCGCCACCCCCAGGTTCGGCGCCCCCGGCCTGGCCGCCGCGAACGCGGTCGGCATCACCGCCACCGCCGCGCTGCTGCTGCACGGCCTGGTCCTGCGCGGCATCCCGCTGCGCCTGCGCCGCGTCCTCGGCGGCCACGCCCGGCTGCTGGCCGCCGCCGCGGGCGCCGTCGCACTCGGCACCCCCGCCGCCGGCCTCACCGCCGACCCCCTGCTCTCGACCGTGTTCGGGGGCCTCACCGTGGCGCTGGTCTTCGCCGCCCTGGGCACCGGCCTCGGCGCCCGTGAGGTGCGCGGACCGGTCCGCGCCGCAGCCCGGGCCCTGGGCCCGTCACCTGTCGCCGATGAAGGGAAGCCTCCCCATGGACGCTGA
- a CDS encoding polysaccharide deacetylase family protein: MDAERGFVRPVLSGVRRPAAPAAAGPHPDARRTDAPRTGTRRPAAQLPRSRRPLAEAPVPETSSPWILMYHSVAVEDEDPYKLTVSPERFAEQIAWLHRRGRRGVSVRELMRARAAGRDDGLVGLTFDDGYADFGRYAVPILQAYGFTATAYVVADLLGRANDWDTEGPRKKLLTVQEVTDLAAAGWEIGSHGLGHRALPGLPADVLATQTRESRRALEEVVGGPVTGFCYPYGAVDLAATHAVRDAGYDYACAIAHSPLTGRYALPRCYVGDRDGAWRLRAKRGRHRLRDTVTELRRSRLAARARPEPAGRPEPKGRTAEGEGRTGGDPGAPARRPGEGGGARGRHPAAGPADGAGRGAERPGGGRAGHGRAAR, translated from the coding sequence ATGGACGCTGAACGGGGATTCGTCCGGCCGGTCCTGTCGGGCGTCCGCCGCCCCGCCGCACCGGCGGCCGCAGGCCCGCACCCCGACGCCCGGCGCACCGACGCACCGCGCACCGGCACCCGCCGGCCGGCGGCACAGCTGCCCCGGAGCCGCCGCCCGCTCGCCGAGGCGCCCGTGCCGGAGACCTCCTCGCCGTGGATCCTGATGTACCACTCGGTGGCCGTCGAGGACGAGGACCCGTACAAGCTGACCGTCAGCCCCGAGCGGTTCGCCGAGCAGATCGCCTGGCTGCACCGGCGCGGCCGACGCGGCGTCTCGGTCCGCGAGCTGATGCGGGCCAGGGCCGCGGGCCGCGACGACGGACTGGTCGGCCTCACCTTCGACGACGGCTACGCCGACTTCGGCCGCTACGCCGTACCGATCCTGCAGGCCTACGGCTTCACCGCCACCGCCTACGTGGTCGCCGACCTGCTCGGCCGCGCCAACGACTGGGACACCGAGGGCCCGCGGAAGAAGCTGCTCACCGTCCAGGAGGTCACCGACCTCGCCGCGGCCGGCTGGGAGATCGGCTCGCACGGCCTCGGCCACCGCGCCCTGCCCGGCCTGCCCGCCGACGTGCTCGCCACCCAGACCAGGGAGAGCCGCCGAGCCCTGGAGGAGGTGGTCGGCGGCCCCGTCACCGGCTTCTGCTACCCGTACGGAGCCGTCGACCTGGCCGCCACCCACGCCGTCCGGGACGCCGGGTACGACTACGCCTGCGCCATCGCGCACTCCCCGCTCACCGGCCGGTACGCCCTGCCGCGCTGCTACGTCGGCGACCGCGACGGCGCCTGGCGGCTGCGCGCCAAGCGCGGCCGGCACCGCCTGCGCGACACCGTCACCGAACTGCGCCGTTCCCGCCTGGCCGCCCGCGCCCGCCCCGAACCGGCCGGACGCCCGGAGCCCAAGGGCCGCACGGCCGAGGGCGAGGGGCGCACCGGGGGCGACCCGGGCGCCCCCGCCCGGAGGCCGGGCGAGGGCGGCGGGGCGCGGGGACGCCACCCCGCCGCCGGACCGGCCGACGGCGCAGGCCGCGGGGCCGAGCGCCCCGGCGGCGGGCGGGCCGGCCACGGCAGGGCCGCCCGATGA
- a CDS encoding S8 family peptidase, whose translation MSVPRISRTRFAAVGVVLATAGALALPAGTAFAAGAESTTGPLLSYVVNTKANHGQVQKVESAVKGLGGTVVYSYEQIGVVIARSTDTQFAAKLRKAKGVESVGASRTKGITASEDRTAEVAAAPSAAPAAGEEPYWANQWDMRQIGVDKAHKLSLGSRNVTVGVLDSGIDGTHEDLAANVDASKSVSCIDGGKPNTAWDAWQPGVDGAHGTHVAGTIAAAKNGKGIEGIAPNVKLAAVKVVDDGGFIYPEYAICGFVWAGEHKFEVTNNSYFVDPWMFNCQEDADQAAITTAVRRAVEFSQRKGVLNVAAAGNENIDLAHKTKDVASPDDTTPGERPINQNCLNLPTELDGVVSVSSVGVNGDKSYYSSYGKNKVTVAAPGGDRRYQIPDTPDKNGRVLSTIPGGGYGYMQGTSMASPHAAGVLALLASTFPWASPEELTELLTNQAESHACPSGPYNPGGAGEFAATCEGGVDDNGFYGAGIINAEKAVQWWR comes from the coding sequence ATGAGTGTTCCTCGGATCAGCCGGACCCGGTTCGCGGCGGTGGGCGTCGTCCTCGCCACCGCCGGCGCCCTCGCGCTGCCGGCCGGCACCGCCTTCGCCGCCGGTGCGGAGTCGACGACCGGTCCGCTGCTCAGCTACGTCGTCAACACCAAGGCCAACCACGGCCAGGTGCAGAAGGTCGAGAGCGCCGTCAAGGGCCTCGGCGGCACCGTGGTGTACTCCTACGAGCAGATCGGCGTGGTGATCGCCCGCTCGACCGACACCCAGTTCGCCGCCAAGCTGCGCAAGGCCAAGGGCGTCGAGTCGGTCGGTGCGAGCCGCACCAAGGGCATCACGGCCTCCGAGGACCGGACCGCCGAGGTCGCCGCGGCCCCGTCCGCCGCCCCCGCCGCCGGCGAGGAGCCCTACTGGGCCAACCAGTGGGACATGCGTCAGATCGGTGTCGACAAGGCCCACAAGCTGTCGCTCGGCAGCCGCAACGTCACCGTGGGCGTCCTGGACTCCGGCATCGACGGCACCCACGAGGACCTCGCGGCCAACGTCGACGCCTCCAAGTCGGTCTCCTGCATCGACGGCGGCAAGCCGAACACCGCCTGGGACGCCTGGCAGCCCGGTGTGGACGGCGCCCACGGCACCCACGTGGCCGGCACCATCGCCGCCGCCAAGAACGGCAAGGGCATCGAGGGCATCGCCCCGAACGTCAAGCTGGCCGCGGTCAAGGTCGTCGACGACGGCGGCTTCATCTACCCGGAGTACGCCATCTGCGGCTTCGTCTGGGCCGGTGAGCACAAGTTCGAGGTCACGAACAACAGCTACTTCGTCGACCCGTGGATGTTCAACTGCCAGGAGGACGCGGACCAGGCGGCGATCACCACCGCCGTCCGCCGCGCCGTCGAGTTCTCGCAGCGCAAGGGCGTCCTCAACGTCGCCGCCGCGGGCAACGAGAACATCGACCTCGCCCACAAGACCAAGGACGTCGCCAGCCCGGACGACACCACGCCGGGTGAGCGCCCGATCAACCAGAACTGCCTCAACCTGCCGACCGAGCTGGACGGCGTCGTCTCGGTGTCCTCGGTGGGCGTCAACGGCGACAAGTCGTACTACTCCAGCTACGGCAAGAACAAGGTGACCGTCGCCGCCCCCGGTGGCGACCGCCGGTACCAGATCCCGGACACCCCGGACAAGAACGGCCGCGTGCTGTCCACCATCCCGGGTGGCGGGTACGGCTACATGCAGGGCACCTCGATGGCCTCCCCGCACGCCGCGGGTGTCCTCGCCCTGCTGGCGAGCACCTTCCCGTGGGCGAGCCCGGAGGAGCTGACCGAGCTGCTCACCAACCAGGCCGAGTCGCACGCCTGCCCGTCCGGCCCGTACAACCCGGGCGGCGCCGGCGAGTTCGCCGCCACCTGTGAGGGCGGCGTGGACGACAACGGCTTCTACGGCGCCGGCATCATCAACGCCGAGAAGGCGGTCCAGTGGTGGCGCTGA
- a CDS encoding amidohydrolase family protein has product MLPSDLPALVDHHCHSVLAVDLDDDELAGLLTESDRPPAPGTSPFDSALGLAVRRWCPPALGLPAHAPAAEYLARRRELGAPEATRRLLAAAGIGTCLVDTGLTAAAGRPLLPLAGFAEASGARVREVVRLERVAEGVDAPAGDWSRAVREALAAAASEAVAVKSVVAYRTGLAVPAERPGPAAVTAAAGERLRTGGGRLSDPVLLHHLLWTALDVCAELGRLPLQFHTGFGDPDLTLHRADPSLLAGFVRAAEPSGVPLVLLHGYPYHRQAAWLSHVFPLVHTDLGLSASYTGPRVAAVLGEMLELAPFGKLLFSTDAYGLPELYLVGAAQFRHGLGTLLDGWRADGACTAADAERLARQVAAGNAGRLYGL; this is encoded by the coding sequence GTGCTCCCGTCCGACCTCCCCGCCCTGGTCGACCACCACTGCCACAGCGTGCTGGCGGTCGACCTCGACGACGACGAGCTGGCGGGGCTGCTCACCGAGTCCGACCGACCGCCCGCGCCGGGCACCTCGCCGTTCGACAGTGCGCTCGGCCTCGCCGTCCGCCGCTGGTGCCCACCCGCGCTCGGCCTGCCCGCGCACGCCCCGGCCGCCGAGTACCTGGCCCGGCGCCGTGAGCTCGGCGCCCCGGAGGCGACCCGCCGCCTGCTGGCGGCGGCCGGGATCGGCACCTGCCTGGTCGACACCGGCCTGACCGCCGCCGCGGGCCGTCCGCTGCTGCCGCTCGCCGGGTTCGCCGAGGCCTCCGGCGCCCGCGTACGCGAGGTGGTCCGGCTGGAGCGGGTCGCCGAGGGGGTCGACGCCCCGGCCGGCGACTGGTCCCGGGCGGTGCGCGAGGCGCTGGCCGCCGCCGCCTCCGAGGCGGTCGCGGTCAAGTCGGTGGTGGCCTACCGGACCGGCCTGGCGGTGCCCGCCGAGCGCCCCGGCCCGGCCGCGGTGACGGCCGCCGCGGGGGAGCGGCTGCGCACCGGGGGCGGGCGGCTTTCCGACCCGGTGCTGCTGCACCACCTGCTCTGGACGGCCCTGGACGTCTGCGCCGAACTCGGCCGCCTGCCGCTCCAGTTCCACACGGGCTTCGGCGACCCGGACCTCACCCTGCACCGGGCCGACCCGTCGCTGCTGGCCGGCTTCGTCCGGGCCGCCGAGCCGTCGGGCGTCCCGCTGGTCCTGCTGCACGGCTATCCGTACCACCGGCAGGCGGCTTGGCTGTCGCACGTCTTCCCCCTCGTCCACACCGATCTCGGGTTGTCCGCCTCCTACACCGGCCCCCGGGTGGCGGCGGTGCTCGGCGAGATGCTGGAGCTGGCGCCGTTCGGCAAACTGCTGTTCTCCACGGACGCCTACGGCCTGCCGGAGCTGTACCTGGTCGGCGCGGCCCAGTTCCGGCACGGCCTGGGCACCCTGCTGGACGGCTGGCGGGCCGACGGCGCCTGTACGGCGGCCGACGCGGAGCGCCTCGCCCGGCAGGTGGCCGCCGGGAACGCCGGTCGGCTGTACGGGCTCTGA